One genomic window of Mogibacterium diversum includes the following:
- a CDS encoding zinc ribbon domain-containing protein, giving the protein MGATKLNCTGECMFVVNKKVSRANSFNFVCDYVLIGDDKGPIDGARINANEQLYAVLFYEKRYFISLIVKKPTPYAISLVFRNRADYDDVLALLEMTANETRFSRQDFKISSYANRIIDKLRDGVELAIMDAVDKSNVTVCPECGVEVQPGALYCMECGAEL; this is encoded by the coding sequence GTGGGAGCGACTAAGCTGAATTGCACCGGAGAGTGTATGTTTGTCGTAAATAAAAAGGTGTCTAGAGCTAATTCGTTTAATTTTGTTTGCGACTATGTTCTCATTGGAGATGATAAGGGACCAATAGATGGAGCGCGAATCAACGCTAACGAACAGCTTTACGCAGTGTTATTTTACGAAAAGCGCTATTTTATATCTCTTATTGTAAAGAAGCCAACACCATATGCCATTTCTCTAGTGTTCCGGAATAGGGCGGATTACGATGATGTGCTTGCGCTGCTCGAAATGACTGCTAATGAAACTAGATTTAGCCGCCAGGATTTCAAGATTTCTAGCTATGCGAACAGGATTATTGATAAGCTTCGAGATGGAGTAGAGCTTGCTATTATGGATGCCGTCGATAAATCCAATGTCACGGTCTGTCCAGAGTGCGGTGTTGAGGTGCAACCTGGAGCTTTGTACTGCATGGAGTGCGGGGCTGAGCTCTAA
- a CDS encoding HAD family hydrolase: protein MYKAAIFDMDGTILDTITDLKDSTNHALKVNGHRCDYNVRDAARFFGSGVKVAMARALATEAGYSDDEVDLIGVETSYEGDEAELVAVINSFEEWYPDHCDEKTKPFEGVIEAINYLRSKGIRTAVVSNKMHEAAVILADRYFPGIFEYVQGVDDKIRRKPNPDATLRILELMGIDQDEAVYIGDTEVDIKTAHNAGLKCISVDWGFRNRKFLESARANLICSDMEALVAAITK from the coding sequence ATGTATAAAGCTGCAATTTTTGATATGGATGGAACTATTCTTGATACCATAACGGATCTCAAGGACAGCACCAATCATGCGCTTAAAGTAAACGGGCATAGATGTGATTACAATGTGAGAGACGCAGCAAGATTTTTTGGTAGCGGAGTAAAGGTTGCCATGGCTAGGGCGCTAGCGACTGAAGCTGGATACAGCGACGATGAGGTTGATCTCATAGGTGTCGAGACATCCTATGAGGGTGACGAAGCTGAGCTAGTAGCGGTAATTAACTCATTTGAGGAATGGTACCCTGATCATTGTGATGAGAAGACGAAGCCTTTTGAAGGCGTGATCGAAGCGATTAATTATTTGAGGAGTAAAGGGATAAGGACAGCAGTAGTGTCCAACAAGATGCATGAGGCTGCGGTGATTCTTGCTGATAGATACTTCCCCGGAATTTTCGAATATGTTCAGGGTGTAGATGACAAAATCAGGAGGAAGCCTAATCCAGACGCAACACTTAGGATACTTGAACTCATGGGTATTGACCAAGATGAGGCAGTGTATATAGGCGATACCGAGGTAGATATCAAAACTGCACATAATGCAGGGTTAAAATGCATAAGTGTCGATTGGGGATTTAGAAACAGAAAGTTTTTAGAGAGTGCTAGAGCTAACCTGATTTGCTCCGACATGGAGGCACTGGTTGCAGCTATTACTAAATAG
- a CDS encoding serine O-acetyltransferase: MDKDTMMMETCHASDTRITEEIDKDMSDLAEQLLEDYKQDRDIDAIRMYELPEQKAIKEIIRELMMVLLPGYYREKSYRTYSVDKKILVILEDVMFMMTKQIEKALLHRPEFEDACIAIRQDEAKKIVKLFFKQIPKIREFLNTDIIATYDGDPAANSKDEIVLAYPGLYATAIYRLAHELHELDVPLIPRIMTEYAHRKTGVDIHPGATIGKYFCMDHATGVVIGSTSVIGEHVKVYQGVTIGALSTKAGQKLHGTKRHPTIEDNVTLYSGASVLGGNTVIGEGAVIGGNAFVTKSVDPHTTVTIKTLEMVYDKQSHKAGQEKERKQDEWFYVI, translated from the coding sequence GTGGATAAAGATACAATGATGATGGAGACTTGTCATGCTAGTGACACTAGAATTACTGAAGAAATCGATAAGGATATGAGTGATTTGGCTGAGCAGCTCCTAGAAGATTATAAGCAGGATCGTGACATCGATGCCATTAGAATGTATGAACTACCTGAGCAGAAAGCCATTAAGGAAATCATTCGTGAGCTGATGATGGTGCTTCTTCCAGGATATTATCGTGAGAAATCTTATCGAACTTATAGTGTAGATAAGAAAATTCTTGTCATTCTAGAAGATGTGATGTTCATGATGACTAAACAGATAGAAAAAGCCTTACTTCATAGACCAGAGTTTGAAGATGCATGCATAGCGATTAGGCAGGATGAGGCTAAGAAAATTGTAAAATTGTTTTTTAAGCAGATTCCTAAGATCAGAGAATTTCTTAATACTGATATAATTGCCACATATGACGGAGATCCTGCGGCAAACAGCAAGGATGAAATCGTTCTCGCGTACCCGGGGCTTTATGCTACAGCTATTTATAGGCTTGCTCATGAGCTTCATGAACTGGATGTTCCGCTAATTCCAAGGATTATGACTGAGTATGCGCACAGAAAAACCGGTGTGGATATCCATCCAGGAGCAACGATTGGAAAATACTTCTGTATGGACCATGCAACGGGCGTAGTAATAGGATCAACCTCCGTAATCGGCGAACACGTTAAGGTATATCAAGGGGTTACCATAGGTGCTCTTTCTACAAAGGCGGGTCAAAAGCTTCATGGAACAAAGAGGCATCCAACAATTGAGGACAATGTTACACTGTACTCTGGAGCATCCGTACTAGGTGGAAATACTGTAATCGGAGAGGGTGCTGTAATCGGAGGAAATGCATTCGTAACAAAGTCCGTAGATCCTCATACGACTGTAACAATTAAGACTCTTGAAATGGTTTATGACAAGCAGTCGCACAAGGCGGGGCAGGAGAAAGAACGTAAGCAGGACGAGTGGTTTTACGTGATTTAA
- a CDS encoding translation factor GTPase family protein: MSKQLTLGILAHVDAGKTTLSEAMLYTAGTIRKLGRVDNGDSFFDNYEVEKNRGITVFSKQARLNWNDSQITILDTPGHDDFSAEMERVLDVIDYALLVVSGVDGPQSHTETVWRLLRTRKIPTFVFINKMDLAIADRHEQISRIKGRLGEGFVDFSVGNNDEDFIDGVTFYSPELAEDFLNNLKLSEEGVRRAIRECQIFPCLFGSALHQDGVDKLLDVISTYTCGFDELRGGTSSDDKMGALVYKIARDQRDERISFIRVMQGVLHLKDNVAVRTESGELLHEKINQIRIYSGQKYTMVDSASPGDICAITGVNSSRAGGGIGALAEDETRNGIIEPYLSYIIIPEERVEQNKFVADMRVLEEEDPKLHISVEQGLRGVNIRLMGEVQQEILETQIMNRFGYRVRFEAGNIIYKETVIEAAEGIGHFEPLKHYAEVHLIIRPGERGSGIVTDSIIPEDVLSRNWQNLILSHLDERVFRGVLIGAPLTDVRITLAAGKAHEKHTEGGDFRQATYRAVRNGLLRGNCRILEPWFSFEIKLPSANIGMAMTDIGNASGSFSEPIIDGDMSTLKGKAPAVSLIDYQRKLTSYTGGRGHISCMLIGYDFCHNESEVIEESKYEQDKDETETGDSIFCYHGAGRTVKWDEVQDYMHLPFVLEEEKDSGLSEDSARAETMAAGRKLASDAELLAIFERTYGKISNGTLVKHKTKPKESEYRAMEQQKRSLHRLERIGKPDTHFVIDGYNLINADEHMKELSKADIGAARDHLINILANYRGYLGCKMTIVFDAYRVPYSFGRKYKVSDTEVVYTKENETADAYIAELTKEIGKRESITVVSSDALVQEMSLGHGALRISSREFLLDIETALQEIREFLDENR; the protein is encoded by the coding sequence ATGAGTAAGCAGCTGACACTTGGGATATTGGCACATGTTGATGCGGGTAAGACTACGCTCAGTGAAGCCATGCTCTATACCGCTGGAACAATAAGAAAACTAGGACGAGTCGACAATGGCGACTCGTTCTTCGACAATTATGAGGTTGAAAAAAATCGCGGGATTACTGTTTTCTCAAAGCAAGCGAGACTAAACTGGAATGATAGTCAAATCACCATACTCGATACACCTGGTCATGATGATTTTTCGGCTGAAATGGAGAGAGTTCTCGATGTAATAGACTATGCATTACTAGTTGTTAGTGGCGTAGATGGACCTCAAAGCCATACAGAGACAGTCTGGAGGCTACTCAGAACACGAAAAATTCCGACGTTTGTATTCATCAATAAGATGGATCTTGCTATCGCTGATAGGCACGAACAGATCAGCCGCATCAAGGGCAGACTTGGTGAAGGATTCGTCGATTTTAGTGTAGGTAATAACGACGAAGATTTTATAGATGGTGTAACATTTTATTCTCCGGAGCTTGCGGAGGATTTTTTGAACAATCTTAAATTGTCGGAAGAAGGTGTCCGAAGGGCAATCCGAGAGTGCCAGATATTTCCGTGCTTATTCGGATCAGCTCTCCACCAAGATGGGGTAGATAAATTGCTCGATGTAATATCGACATACACCTGCGGCTTTGATGAACTTAGAGGAGGAACCTCATCAGATGATAAAATGGGGGCGCTGGTCTATAAGATAGCCCGTGATCAAAGGGATGAGCGAATCTCATTTATACGAGTAATGCAAGGTGTACTTCACCTAAAGGATAACGTCGCAGTCAGAACTGAAAGCGGTGAACTACTGCATGAAAAGATCAATCAGATAAGAATTTACTCCGGTCAGAAATATACGATGGTAGATTCAGCATCTCCTGGCGATATATGCGCAATAACTGGTGTAAACTCATCAAGAGCAGGCGGGGGAATAGGAGCACTTGCGGAGGATGAGACGAGAAACGGGATAATTGAACCATACCTTTCTTATATAATCATTCCAGAAGAACGCGTGGAGCAAAACAAGTTTGTAGCGGATATGAGAGTGCTCGAAGAAGAAGACCCAAAGCTGCATATTTCCGTAGAGCAGGGTCTCCGTGGTGTTAATATCAGGCTTATGGGCGAGGTTCAGCAAGAGATTCTTGAAACTCAGATAATGAACAGGTTTGGATATAGAGTGCGCTTTGAGGCAGGAAATATAATCTATAAGGAGACTGTAATAGAGGCAGCTGAAGGCATTGGTCACTTCGAACCACTTAAGCATTATGCTGAAGTACATCTAATTATTAGACCAGGTGAGCGCGGAAGTGGTATCGTCACAGATAGCATTATTCCAGAGGATGTTTTAAGTAGAAATTGGCAAAATTTAATATTATCGCATCTAGATGAGAGGGTATTTCGTGGCGTGCTGATTGGAGCCCCGCTCACAGATGTGCGCATTACATTAGCTGCGGGAAAAGCTCATGAAAAACACACTGAAGGGGGAGATTTTAGGCAGGCCACTTATAGAGCGGTTAGAAATGGACTTCTGCGTGGTAATTGCCGGATACTAGAACCTTGGTTTAGCTTTGAGATAAAACTGCCTAGTGCTAATATTGGAATGGCTATGACCGATATAGGAAATGCTTCCGGGTCGTTTAGTGAGCCAATTATTGATGGTGATATGTCTACTTTGAAAGGGAAAGCGCCTGCAGTATCATTAATTGACTATCAGAGAAAGCTTACTTCTTACACAGGTGGTAGAGGGCATATTAGCTGCATGCTAATTGGATATGACTTTTGTCATAATGAATCAGAAGTTATTGAGGAGTCCAAGTACGAACAAGATAAGGATGAAACAGAAACAGGAGATTCAATATTCTGTTATCACGGGGCTGGGAGGACTGTCAAATGGGATGAGGTTCAAGACTATATGCATCTGCCCTTTGTTCTCGAGGAAGAAAAGGATTCTGGTTTAAGCGAAGATTCCGCTAGAGCTGAAACAATGGCGGCTGGCCGCAAACTAGCGAGCGATGCAGAGCTGCTGGCGATATTTGAGAGGACGTACGGAAAAATTTCAAATGGAACTCTAGTAAAGCATAAGACAAAACCGAAAGAGTCCGAATATCGAGCTATGGAGCAGCAGAAGCGTTCACTTCATAGACTTGAAAGAATTGGAAAGCCAGATACTCACTTCGTTATAGATGGCTATAACCTTATAAATGCTGATGAGCATATGAAAGAACTTTCTAAGGCTGATATTGGGGCGGCCAGGGATCATCTGATAAATATTCTTGCGAATTATCGCGGATATCTAGGATGCAAGATGACTATCGTCTTTGATGCGTACAGAGTGCCATACAGCTTTGGAAGAAAATATAAAGTAAGTGATACCGAAGTCGTGTATACTAAGGAAAATGAGACAGCAGATGCATATATCGCTGAGCTTACAAAAGAGATTGGTAAGCGAGAAAGTATTACGGTGGTATCATCTGATGCACTAGTTCAAGAGATGTCGCTAGGACACGGCGCTCTCAGGATATCATCTCGGGAATTCCTTCTTGATATCGAAACAGCTCTGCAGGAGATTAGGGAGTTCC